Proteins co-encoded in one Candidatus Thiodictyon syntrophicum genomic window:
- a CDS encoding helix-turn-helix domain-containing protein, whose amino-acid sequence MTVFGYLREQRLQRARGLLEQGHHSVETAAAAVDCYDGRDLARAFKQRFGVGPGALSKVA is encoded by the coding sequence ATGACCGTCTTCGGCTACCTGCGCGAGCAACGCCTGCAACGGGCGCGCGGCCTGTTGGAGCAGGGCCACCATAGCGTCGAAACCGCCGCGGCGGCGGTCGACTGCTACGACGGGCGGGACCTCGCCCGGGCCTTCAAGCAGCGTTTCGGTGTCGGCCCGGGCGCACTGTCGAAGGTCGCCTGA
- a CDS encoding response regulator, which translates to MTRRESEYDNDNDNDAQDAEMIPATDDGTLLVIDDEPDNLRLALEILREHGLGVLSARDGATGLHIAGRLRPDLILLDIGMPGLDGNTWG; encoded by the coding sequence ATGACCCGGCGGGAAAGCGAATACGACAACGACAACGACAACGACGCCCAGGACGCTGAGATGATCCCCGCCACCGACGATGGGACCCTGTTGGTCATCGACGACGAGCCGGATAACCTGCGCCTCGCGCTGGAGATCCTGCGCGAGCACGGTCTGGGGGTCTTGAGTGCGCGCGACGGTGCGACCGGGCTGCACATCGCCGGACGCTTGCGACCGGACCTGATCCTGCTCGATATCGGGATGCCCGGGCTCGACGGGAACACCTGGGGATGA
- a CDS encoding Uma2 family endonuclease translates to MNPVPRFDPADPYPDSDGAPMAENTLQFDWIVKIKENLEILFADRPDVFVAGDLFWYPVQDRRLANPMAPDAMVVFGRPKGPRGSYKQWEEDGIAPQVVFEVQSPSNGPKELRDKLEFYDTHGAAEYYLYDPERNRLEVWLRQDGRLAPVAYVNGWTSPRLGIRFALRAETLEIFDPAGRPFLSPVELARRARQAEKQAREAEEQAREAAARAAQEHARAEQENVRAEQERARAEQADARAAQERTRAEQADARAAQERARAEQADARAEQLAERLRALGIDPGAAG, encoded by the coding sequence ATGAATCCAGTGCCCCGTTTCGACCCCGCCGACCCCTATCCCGACAGCGACGGAGCCCCGATGGCGGAGAATACGCTGCAATTCGACTGGATCGTCAAGATCAAGGAGAACCTGGAGATCCTCTTCGCCGACCGGCCGGATGTCTTCGTCGCCGGTGACCTCTTCTGGTATCCGGTCCAGGACCGGCGCCTCGCCAACCCCATGGCCCCGGACGCCATGGTAGTCTTCGGCCGACCCAAGGGACCGCGCGGGTCCTACAAACAGTGGGAGGAGGACGGCATCGCCCCCCAAGTGGTCTTCGAGGTCCAGTCGCCGTCGAACGGGCCCAAGGAACTCAGGGACAAGCTGGAGTTCTACGACACCCACGGCGCCGCCGAGTATTACCTCTACGACCCCGAGCGAAACCGTCTGGAGGTCTGGCTGCGCCAGGACGGGCGGCTCGCCCCCGTGGCCTACGTCAACGGCTGGACCAGCCCCCGGCTCGGCATCCGCTTTGCCCTGCGCGCCGAGACCCTGGAGATCTTCGACCCCGCCGGCCGGCCCTTCCTGAGCCCGGTCGAACTGGCCCGCCGCGCCCGGCAGGCCGAGAAGCAGGCGCGAGAGGCCGAAGAGCAGGCGCGGGAGGCCGCTGCGCGCGCCGCGCAGGAACACGCCCGTGCCGAGCAGGAAAATGTACGCGCCGAGCAGGAACGCGCCCGTGCCGAGCAAGCGGACGCTCGCGCCGCGCAGGAGCGCACCCGTGCCGAGCAGGCGGACGCTCGCGCCGCGCAGGAGCGCGCCCGTGCCGAGCAGGCCGACGCTCGCGCCGAGCAGCTTGCCGAGCGCCTGCGCGCACTCGGCATCGACCCCGGCGCCGCGGGCTGA
- a CDS encoding AAA family ATPase — translation MKFPYGLSDFGTLIQEGYWYQDRTDRIPQLEDAGRQLIFIRPRRFGKSLLLSMLEHYYDLNRADQFAALFGGLAIGRDPTPLHNQFYVMKWDFSLVKAQGEVTAIEAALHRHLNDCIAEFALRYQARMPPVITIQADNALSSLRSALMAVSQTPHKLYLLIDEYDNFANEALMAGPGQSGGQGHYESLLYGEGLLKTVFKMVKAAAGGMGLDRVFITGVSPVVLSDMTSGYNVGENIYLAPDFNDLCGFSEPEIATVLERLAADGASWSPAAALATMRTFYNGYRFSEDGTESVYNPTLSLYFLKALSLRGQPPRQLLDENLAMDRNKLAYIARLPHGEDLLVAALSGDDQVVIPQLARRFGVEDMLRAVKDQPFMASLLYYFGVLTLADRGLLGELALKIPNLVARALYVERLRDLWLPGYEERETAQAAAKTLYVRGDPAPLCDFIESRYFRVLSNRDYRWTNELLVKFAFLTLLFDDRLYMAVSELETDRGYADLALIVRPDMRRFQALDLLLEFKYLGLKDLGLTGEQVRAQSRETLAALPVVAARLDEAAAQARVYGATLRERHGLTDLRALAVVALGVERLVWRVL, via the coding sequence ATGAAATTTCCCTATGGTCTGAGCGATTTCGGCACCCTGATCCAGGAGGGTTACTGGTATCAGGACCGCACCGACCGGATTCCCCAATTGGAGGACGCCGGACGGCAATTGATCTTCATCCGCCCGCGGCGCTTCGGCAAGAGCCTGCTGCTGTCGATGCTGGAGCATTATTACGACCTGAATCGGGCGGACCAGTTTGCCGCCCTGTTTGGGGGGCTCGCCATCGGGCGGGACCCGACGCCGCTGCACAACCAGTTCTACGTGATGAAGTGGGACTTCTCGCTGGTCAAGGCGCAGGGTGAGGTGACGGCGATCGAGGCGGCGCTGCATCGGCATCTCAATGATTGTATCGCAGAGTTTGCCCTGCGCTATCAGGCGCGGATGCCCCCGGTCATCACGATCCAGGCCGACAACGCCCTCTCGTCGCTGCGCTCGGCCCTGATGGCGGTCTCCCAGACGCCCCACAAGCTCTATCTGCTCATCGACGAATACGACAACTTCGCCAATGAGGCGCTGATGGCCGGGCCTGGTCAGAGCGGGGGCCAGGGGCACTATGAATCGCTGCTGTATGGCGAGGGGTTGCTGAAGACCGTCTTCAAGATGGTGAAGGCGGCGGCGGGCGGTATGGGGTTGGACCGGGTCTTCATCACCGGGGTCTCGCCGGTGGTCCTGAGCGATATGACCAGCGGCTATAACGTCGGGGAGAACATCTATCTGGCGCCGGACTTCAACGACCTGTGCGGTTTCTCCGAGCCCGAGATCGCCACGGTGCTGGAACGACTGGCCGCCGACGGCGCGTCCTGGTCGCCCGCCGCGGCGCTGGCGACCATGCGCACCTTCTATAACGGCTATCGCTTCAGCGAGGACGGCACCGAGAGCGTCTATAATCCGACCTTGAGCCTCTATTTCCTGAAGGCGCTGAGCCTTCGGGGGCAGCCTCCGCGACAACTCCTCGACGAAAACCTGGCGATGGACCGCAACAAACTCGCCTATATCGCCCGCCTACCCCACGGCGAGGACCTGCTGGTGGCGGCCTTGAGCGGTGACGATCAGGTTGTTATTCCGCAATTGGCCCGACGCTTCGGGGTGGAGGACATGCTGCGCGCGGTCAAGGACCAGCCCTTCATGGCCTCGCTGCTCTATTACTTCGGGGTCCTGACCCTGGCCGACCGGGGCCTGCTCGGGGAACTGGCGCTGAAGATCCCCAATCTGGTCGCCCGGGCACTCTATGTGGAGCGGTTACGGGACCTCTGGCTCCCCGGCTACGAGGAGCGCGAAACGGCGCAGGCTGCAGCCAAGACCCTCTACGTGCGCGGCGACCCGGCCCCCCTGTGCGACTTCATCGAGTCACGCTATTTCCGGGTGCTGTCCAACCGCGACTACCGCTGGACCAATGAACTCCTGGTCAAGTTCGCCTTCCTCACCCTGCTGTTCGACGACCGGCTCTATATGGCGGTTTCGGAATTGGAAACCGACCGGGGCTATGCGGATCTCGCCCTGATCGTGCGCCCGGACATGCGCCGTTTTCAGGCGTTGGACCTGTTGCTGGAGTTCAAATATCTGGGGCTCAAGGACCTGGGTCTCACCGGCGAGCAGGTGCGGGCGCAGTCGCGCGAGACCCTGGCGGCCCTGCCCGTGGTCGCGGCCCGGCTGGATGAGGCGGCGGCGCAGGCGCGGGTCTATGGTGCGACCCTGCGCGAACGGCATGGTCTCACGGATCTGCGCGCACTCGCCGTGGTCGCACTGGGGGTGGAACGGCTGGTGTGGCGGGTGCTGTGA
- a CDS encoding PEP-CTERM sorting domain-containing protein (PEP-CTERM proteins occur, often in large numbers, in the proteomes of bacteria that also encode an exosortase, a predicted intramembrane cysteine proteinase. The presence of a PEP-CTERM domain at a protein's C-terminus predicts cleavage within the sorting domain, followed by covalent anchoring to some some component of the (usually Gram-negative) cell surface. Many PEP-CTERM proteins exhibit an unusual sequence composition that includes large numbers of potential glycosylation sites. Expression of one such protein has been shown restore the ability of a bacterium to form floc, a type of biofilm.) — protein MTLAAWMPAGPAAAAIVNYSIANPAADGWTGGALTIGSLSDSISILPSLITGTVNGVTSSFVPNRVGNGESELWYYNNVSGNHLDLYSTDFGSLTETAATTWQNIITTRGGTYANNYLYFAFSGASPSVGSVYSYDSGKGTSVTFSVEVPVPAPLALLLAAVPAVWLTRRRQRSVRAG, from the coding sequence TTGACCCTGGCCGCCTGGATGCCGGCCGGCCCGGCCGCCGCCGCCATCGTCAACTACAGCATCGCCAATCCGGCCGCCGACGGCTGGACGGGCGGCGCCCTCACGATCGGCAGTCTGAGCGATTCGATCAGCATCCTGCCGAGCCTGATCACCGGGACGGTCAATGGTGTGACCTCGAGCTTCGTTCCGAACCGTGTCGGAAATGGCGAAAGCGAGCTTTGGTATTACAACAACGTCTCGGGAAACCATCTGGATCTGTACAGCACGGATTTTGGTTCCCTGACGGAGACCGCCGCGACTACCTGGCAGAATATCATCACCACCCGTGGCGGCACCTATGCGAATAACTATTTGTATTTTGCCTTCTCTGGGGCCTCGCCCTCGGTAGGCTCGGTCTATTCCTACGATAGCGGCAAAGGCACCTCCGTCACCTTCTCCGTCGAAGTCCCGGTTCCCGCCCCGCTCGCGCTGCTGCTCGCCGCGGTGCCCGCGGTGTGGCTCACGCGTCGCCGCCAGCGCAGTGTTCGGGCGGGGTGA
- the miaB gene encoding tRNA (N6-isopentenyl adenosine(37)-C2)-methylthiotransferase MiaB, with amino-acid sequence MSRKLYIQTHGCQMNEYDSARLADLLRESQGLVLTERAEDADVLLLITCSIREKAQEKVFSQLGRWRPWKLARPDLVIGVGGCVASQEGEAIRTRAPYVDLVFGPQTLHRLPQMLDELAAGRQPQVDVSFPVDEKFDCLPAPRAEGPTAFVSVMEGCSRYCTYCVVPYTRGEEVSRPCDEVLAEVAALAGQGVREVNLLGQNVNAYRGRRGDGGVANLAYLIRQVAAIEGIGRIRFTTSHPLAFSKSLIDAYREVPELASFLHLPVQSGSDRILAAMQRGYTALEFRSRIRAVKEARPDILISTDFIVGFPGETEADFAATLALVDDCAFDLSYSFIYSRRPGTPAADYPDDCPPAVKKERLARLQQRIESNARGYSAAMVGTVQRVLVEGPSRKDQAQLCGRTDNNRVVNFNGTPALIGRFVDLTITEALPNSLRGVLAQSAADPDP; translated from the coding sequence ATGTCCCGCAAGCTCTACATCCAAACCCACGGCTGCCAGATGAACGAGTACGACTCCGCGCGCCTGGCGGACCTGCTGCGTGAGTCCCAAGGCCTGGTGCTGACCGAGCGGGCGGAGGACGCGGACGTGCTGCTGCTCATCACCTGCTCGATCCGCGAGAAGGCGCAGGAAAAGGTCTTCTCCCAGCTTGGGCGCTGGCGGCCCTGGAAGCTGGCGCGGCCGGACCTGGTGATCGGCGTCGGTGGGTGCGTGGCGAGCCAGGAGGGGGAGGCCATCCGCACCCGCGCCCCCTATGTGGACCTGGTGTTCGGCCCCCAGACCCTGCACCGCCTGCCGCAGATGCTCGATGAGCTGGCGGCGGGCCGGCAGCCCCAGGTCGATGTCTCCTTCCCGGTAGACGAGAAGTTCGACTGCCTGCCCGCGCCCCGGGCGGAGGGGCCGACGGCCTTTGTCTCGGTGATGGAGGGGTGCTCGCGGTACTGCACCTATTGCGTCGTGCCCTACACCAGGGGCGAGGAGGTCAGCCGGCCCTGTGACGAGGTGCTCGCCGAGGTTGCCGCCCTGGCCGGGCAGGGGGTGCGGGAGGTCAACCTGCTGGGCCAGAATGTCAATGCCTACCGCGGGCGGCGCGGTGACGGGGGCGTTGCGAATCTGGCGTACCTGATCCGCCAGGTGGCGGCGATCGAGGGCATCGGGCGCATCCGCTTTACCACCAGCCACCCGCTGGCCTTCTCCAAGTCGCTGATCGATGCCTACCGCGAGGTGCCGGAGCTGGCGAGCTTCCTGCATCTGCCGGTGCAGTCGGGCTCCGACCGTATCCTGGCGGCCATGCAGCGGGGCTACACGGCCCTGGAGTTTCGCTCGCGGATCAGGGCCGTCAAGGAGGCGCGGCCGGACATTCTGATCTCCACGGACTTCATCGTCGGCTTCCCCGGGGAGACCGAGGCCGACTTTGCGGCGACCCTGGCCCTGGTGGACGACTGCGCCTTCGACCTGAGCTACAGCTTCATCTACAGCCGCCGCCCCGGCACCCCGGCGGCGGACTATCCGGACGACTGCCCGCCCGCGGTCAAGAAGGAGCGACTGGCCCGCCTGCAACAGCGCATCGAGTCCAATGCCCGGGGCTACAGCGCCGCCATGGTGGGCACGGTGCAGCGCGTCCTGGTAGAGGGCCCGTCGCGCAAGGACCAGGCCCAACTCTGCGGGCGGACCGACAACAACCGGGTGGTCAATTTCAACGGCACCCCGGCCTTGATCGGCCGCTTCGTCGACCTGACAATCACCGAGGCGCTGCCCAACTCGTTGCGGGGGGTGCTGGCCCAGAGCGCGGCCGACCCTGATCCGTGA
- a CDS encoding PhoH family protein produces MSAQPQSLDLELAPADNPRLANLCGPFEQHLRLIERRLGIEISNRGMSFRLIGEGAAVHLGDRLLRDLYADTLAEVLSPEAIHLSLRALGADELALPADSRLPELVIKTKRGLVRARGPNQQEYLHAIAHHDIAFGVGPAGTGKTYLAVASAVEALESDRVRRLLLVRPAVEAGERLGFLPGDLAQKIDPYLRPLYDALFEMLGFEKVNKLLERNVIEVAPLAYMRGRTLNDAFIILDEAQNTTPEQMKMFLTRIGFGSTAVITGDVTQVDLPRGQPSGLRQAVEVLKDVDGISFTFFNARDVVRHALVQRIVHAYEAFDRPEPLGRPQAHGARRTSEAEKEDLSANERK; encoded by the coding sequence TTGTCTGCCCAACCCCAATCACTCGACCTCGAACTGGCCCCCGCGGACAACCCGCGGCTCGCCAACCTCTGCGGACCCTTCGAGCAACACCTGCGGCTGATCGAGCGCCGGCTCGGGATCGAGATCAGCAACCGCGGCATGTCCTTTCGGCTCATCGGCGAGGGGGCGGCGGTGCACCTGGGGGACCGGCTCCTGCGCGACCTGTATGCCGACACCCTGGCGGAGGTCTTGAGTCCGGAGGCGATCCACCTGTCGCTGCGCGCGCTCGGCGCGGACGAATTGGCGCTGCCCGCGGACAGCCGACTGCCGGAACTGGTCATCAAGACCAAACGGGGGCTGGTGCGGGCGCGGGGGCCCAATCAGCAGGAATACCTGCATGCCATCGCCCACCACGATATCGCCTTCGGCGTGGGGCCGGCGGGGACCGGCAAGACCTATCTGGCCGTGGCCAGCGCGGTCGAGGCCCTGGAGTCGGACCGGGTGCGGCGCCTGCTCCTGGTGCGTCCGGCGGTGGAGGCGGGGGAGCGGCTCGGCTTCCTGCCCGGGGACCTGGCCCAGAAGATCGACCCTTATCTGCGCCCGCTCTATGACGCCCTGTTCGAGATGCTCGGCTTCGAGAAGGTGAACAAGCTCTTGGAGCGCAACGTGATCGAGGTGGCGCCGCTCGCTTACATGCGCGGGCGCACCCTGAACGATGCCTTCATCATCCTGGACGAGGCCCAGAACACCACGCCCGAGCAGATGAAGATGTTCCTGACCCGCATCGGCTTCGGCTCCACCGCCGTCATCACCGGTGACGTGACCCAGGTGGACCTGCCCCGCGGCCAGCCGTCCGGCCTGCGCCAGGCGGTGGAGGTCTTGAAAGACGTGGACGGCATCAGCTTCACCTTCTTCAATGCCCGGGACGTGGTACGCCATGCCTTGGTGCAGCGCATCGTCCACGCCTACGAGGCCTTCGACCGCCCGGAACCGCTGGGGCGGCCCCAAGCTCACGGGGCGCGGCGGACCAGCGAAGCCGAGAAAGAGGATTTGTCCGCAAATGAACGCAAATAA